The Flavipsychrobacter sp. genome contains the following window.
CTTGACAAAAATCCGCTTGAGGACATTTACAATACAGAAAGCATACGATACACCATGGTTAACGGAAGACTATATGATGCAGAAACAATGAATGAAACAGGCAACTACAACCAACCTCATACACCTTTCTATTGGAAACAAAATAAAAATGCAGATTCATTTCCTTGGTACGAAGCTGAGGGACATTTAGAAGACTAATTCAACACAGGGCTAATGAGCAAGCGCTTATTAGTCCTGTTATTTTTTTGTTGATACCTGATCCCAATAACGAAGGTGATCATTCACTTTTTCTATCCAAACTTTTGCACCTGCTATATTCCAATGAGTATCCCCATGTTTAAAATATTGTGCAGCATCTTTGCTTGCAAAAGTACTGTACACATCCACAATATTCATTTTCATAGGGTATCCTCTATTAGGATTTTGCAAATCGGGTATAAAACCATTATAATTTTCTGGCTGCAATACAGAAGCCGGGTTGGGTATTACAGAAAGATAAACATCATCAAAACCTTCGTTTAAATAATGCTCATAGATAGCATTGAATACGGATATATAGTAGCTTACCAGTGGCTCCGGCACATCGACATAACTACTCGCATATTTGTCGTTATTTACACTCTCTCTTACAAACAAAAATCCCCCGTCATCTGAGATAACAACATTACCTGATGCTCTATTAAACAAGTAGTAATTCATTTCCGCCTTTAGTGTTCTTAAGGACGTCATAAAGTTGTATGTGAATAAATTATACTCAATATTCTGATTGATTGACTCGTTAAAAAGCACATCAATACTAGGTATAGAGAAACCACTATACTGTGTGCTATTAATAAATGGCATAATTCTTTCCTCCTTATATGCCATATCGGTTTGCGGTCTCACATTCTTATAAATCTCATCAGGGAAATAAAAATAGCTCCTGAGAAAACGTTCTGTTATTTCTATAATAAGTAAATTCTTTTTTGAGGTATCAAGATTATAATGCAGCTCAGTATAATCTCTTCTTCCAAAGTGAAGAGTATTAACTCCAGCAAACACACTATCAGGAATATCTTTTACAAAACTATCTCCAAATAGATATAGATCTATATTCTCATTACCCTTATCTGCAGCTACAAACTCTTGCTTAGCAGTATCTTTAAACTGTGGTACATTTTCCAAATAGGCTATACGAGCCAAGTCTCCTGTATAATTAACCTTGTGTGGCGCAAAAGGACTTTCTATTGGCAATGCTTCCCTTTTATCAGATATTTTTTTCATTATGAGCTTTGAAGTTGAAATAATAACAACACCTAAAGCCAGCAACATTGCAATAAAAGACAATATCTTTTTCATACACTAAAATTGGAAGTATATAAATTGATTTTCTTCAAATATCCCGAAGTAATAACATACCGCTACCATAAAAACCATATAGAACACAAATGAGCTATTCTTTCTGATCTTATATGTCTTAACTAAGCCTTCTTTAAACAACAAAATAAAGATCAACAAGAAAGAGAACATAAGCTCTATGCCATTAAGACCAAAACGGGTAATACCTTCTTGTAATTTAAATATAGACAGAATATAATCGAAGGCTGTTGCTATATCAGGAGACCTAAAGAATATCCACAATAATGTTACGAATACAAAGTTGATCAAAGCAAAAGTCACCCACTTCAATCTGTTTTTCTCACTACTTTTTCGTCCGGGAAGCAACATTACCAAAAAACCGTGCAAGGCTCCCCATAAAACAAATGTCCAGTTGGCGCCATGCCAAAGACCACTCAATAAAAACACAATAAAAACATTAACCCTTCTTCTCAGCTCTCCTTTTCTATTACCACCTAGAGGTATGTATACATAGTCTCTAAACCATGTAGAAAGAGAGATATGCCAACGACTCCAAAAGTTACTAATATTATGTGCTGTATATGGTTGATTAAAGTTTTCCATAAGCTTAAAGCCCATAACTTTTGCTGCTCCAATACCTATATCTGAATAACCTGAAAAATCGCAGTATATCTGAAAAGAATACAACATGGCACCAACAACTAAAGACACCCAAGACACAGAACCTGTATTATCAAAAACATAATCTACACAAAGTGCCAACCTATCTGCTATCACTACTTTTTTGAAAAAGCCCCACATCATTCTTGTCAACCCCTCTTTTATATTATCCCAATCATACTGTTTCAGCTTATGAAATTGAGGCAATACATTCTGAGGTCGTTCAATAGGTCCTGCAACCAATTGCGGGTAGAACATAACATACAATGCGTATATCATAAAGTTCTTTTCAGGAGGCTGATTGCCTCTATACACTTCTATGGTATAGCTCATTGCTTGAAAAGTGTGAAAAGATAACCCTATAGGCAAAAGTATTTCCAAAAATGGCAACTGATAGTCTGGGAATTTGATATGAATGAGAGCCCCGAAGCTTTCCAATAAAAAATTGAAATACTTATAGTAAGCCAAGATACCTACATTAGCTATGATGCTGAGCACTAGCCAAAACTTCCTGTTTGCTTTCTCACTCCTTGCTATCTGTATACCCGCCAAATAATCTATTATGATTGTGAACCCAAGTATTAAAATATACTTTGGCACGAAAGACATATAGAAATAACAACTTGCTAAAAGAAGGAGTAACGTTCTGCTTTTTTGACTTTTCAATAAATAGTAACCAGAAGTTACTATTATAAAGAACAACACAAATTGCAATGAATTGAATAACATAATCGCTTATAGGCTCTAGGAAAGGTCAAAAGTAATATTTCTATAATAATATCTTAATGTTTATCTCAAAGCCCTAACAAACCTTTTAAACAGACCTTACGTCTTATTAAAGAAAAAAAAACATGAAAACATTTGTACTACTATTTACTCTTTCATTAGCAAGCTTGAGCTTAGAAGCCCAAACCAGACTTATTGGTTACGAAGACTCCTCTGTATTTAATGGCAATCTACATGTCAGAAGTGCACAATGGAATACCTTTTCAGGAAATAGAGGCACTAGTTTTTCTTTTTCAACTAACGACTTACCCTTTAAGAAATACTACTTTATAACAAAAATTAGCCATAGCGATACTACTTACGGATCGTTTAATGACTATATGGCCCCTCCATATGAAGACAGCACAATGCAGGTCAACTCTTACAACGCTAACAATAACCTACAACTATCTTATCAATATATATGGAACAAGAGCTCTTCTTCTTGGGAGCCTTCCCAAAAAGACTCCTTAAGCTATAACTCTACTAATAACCTGACTAGCAAACACACATACAAATATAACAAAGGCAATTCCTCCTATACACTTAACTCTATAAACCTTTTCACTTACAATAAT
Protein-coding sequences here:
- a CDS encoding MBOAT family O-acyltransferase — translated: MAGIQIARSEKANRKFWLVLSIIANVGILAYYKYFNFLLESFGALIHIKFPDYQLPFLEILLPIGLSFHTFQAMSYTIEVYRGNQPPEKNFMIYALYVMFYPQLVAGPIERPQNVLPQFHKLKQYDWDNIKEGLTRMMWGFFKKVVIADRLALCVDYVFDNTGSVSWVSLVVGAMLYSFQIYCDFSGYSDIGIGAAKVMGFKLMENFNQPYTAHNISNFWSRWHISLSTWFRDYVYIPLGGNRKGELRRRVNVFIVFLLSGLWHGANWTFVLWGALHGFLVMLLPGRKSSEKNRLKWVTFALINFVFVTLLWIFFRSPDIATAFDYILSIFKLQEGITRFGLNGIELMFSFLLIFILLFKEGLVKTYKIRKNSSFVFYMVFMVAVCYYFGIFEENQFIYFQF